The Pantoea phytobeneficialis genome has a segment encoding these proteins:
- the ptrA gene encoding pitrilysin, protein MRIYARWIAALLLSVTALVAVADEQRGWQPVNETIRKSDHDPRAYQAITLTNGMTVLLVSDPAAPKSLAALTLPIGSLDDPNQQLGLAHYLEHMVLMGSKLYPQPDNLAEFLKKHGGSHNASTASYRTAFYLEVENDALQPAVDRLADAIAEPLLDPVNADRERHAVNAELTMARSRDGLRMAQVGAETLNPAHPGARFSGGNLDTLKDKPDSKLHQALLDFYHSHYSANLMKAVIYSNKPLPEMADIAAKTFGRVINHQAKVPDISVPVVTDAQKGIIIHYVPAQPRKQLKIEFRIANNSDRFRSKTDTLISYLLGNRSKNTLNDWLQRQGLADGVNAGADPMTERSSGVFAITVSLTDKGLAQRDEVVAAIFSYLDMLRNKGIDKAYFDEVSHVLALDFRYPSITRDMDYIEWLVDTMLRVPIEHALDAPYLADDYDPAAIKARLAEMTPQNARIWYISPQEPHNKEAYFVNAPYQVDKISDAQFSDWQQRAAAIQLSMPTLNPYIPSDFSIMPSDGKTYTHPVALITGDSMRIFWMPSQFYASEPKAAITLALRNKAAISDAQQQVLFGLNDYLSSLALDQLNSQASVGGISFSTGENDGLEFNASGFTQRLPELLKKLVEGYATFTPTEQQLEQAKSWYLDQLESADKGKAFELAIQPMQMLSQLPYTQREVRRKLVKEITLKQVTDYRDALIHHATPEMIVVGNLPADRVKQLGEDLKQQLQSDGHRYWHSDYVSIEKPIKANLQKAGSSTDSALAALYVPLGYSEYQSMANSSMLSQIVQPWFYNQLRTVEQLGYAVFAFQMPVGRQWGIGFLLQSNSKQPAFLLQRFQAFYPQAEQRLRSMKPEEFAQYQQAMINDLQQRPQTLDEEANRYNRDFNRQNFAFDTREKVIAQIQQLTPVGLADFFHQAVLAQQGMAMISQIGGSHDGTVKDDYAQLPGWTTWQELSQLQQSLPVKSDAQ, encoded by the coding sequence ATGCGGATTTACGCACGCTGGATAGCGGCGCTGCTGCTGAGCGTCACGGCATTGGTTGCTGTGGCTGATGAGCAACGTGGCTGGCAGCCAGTCAATGAAACCATTCGTAAGAGCGATCATGATCCACGCGCCTACCAGGCCATTACGCTGACAAACGGTATGACCGTATTGTTAGTCTCCGATCCCGCCGCACCGAAGTCGCTGGCAGCACTGACCTTACCGATAGGATCCCTCGATGATCCCAATCAACAGCTGGGGCTGGCGCACTATCTGGAACATATGGTGCTGATGGGGTCGAAGCTGTATCCGCAGCCGGATAACCTCGCAGAATTCCTGAAAAAACATGGCGGCAGCCACAATGCCAGCACCGCGTCTTATCGCACGGCGTTCTATCTGGAAGTGGAAAATGATGCACTGCAACCGGCGGTGGATCGTCTGGCCGATGCTATTGCTGAGCCGTTGCTGGATCCGGTCAATGCCGATCGTGAGCGTCATGCGGTTAATGCGGAATTGACGATGGCGCGATCGCGCGATGGTTTGCGCATGGCGCAGGTGGGCGCGGAAACTCTCAACCCGGCACATCCCGGTGCGCGTTTTTCGGGCGGCAACCTCGATACGCTTAAGGATAAACCTGATAGCAAACTGCATCAGGCATTGCTCGATTTCTATCACAGCCACTACTCGGCTAACCTGATGAAAGCGGTGATTTACAGCAACAAACCGTTGCCGGAAATGGCGGATATCGCCGCGAAAACGTTTGGCCGCGTGATCAATCATCAGGCTAAAGTGCCGGATATCAGTGTGCCGGTGGTGACTGATGCACAGAAAGGCATCATTATTCATTATGTGCCTGCTCAGCCGCGCAAACAGCTGAAAATTGAGTTCCGCATTGCCAACAATAGTGACCGTTTCCGTAGCAAAACGGATACATTGATCAGCTATTTACTCGGTAATCGCAGCAAAAACACCCTGAATGACTGGCTACAGCGCCAGGGGCTGGCGGACGGTGTTAACGCCGGAGCCGATCCGATGACCGAACGCAGCAGCGGCGTGTTTGCCATTACCGTGTCCCTGACTGATAAAGGTCTGGCGCAGCGTGATGAAGTGGTCGCGGCGATCTTCAGTTACCTCGATATGCTGCGGAATAAAGGCATCGACAAAGCCTATTTCGATGAAGTTTCCCATGTGCTGGCGTTGGATTTCCGTTATCCCTCCATCACCCGCGATATGGATTACATCGAATGGCTGGTTGATACCATGCTGCGCGTGCCAATTGAGCATGCGTTGGATGCCCCATACCTGGCGGATGATTATGATCCTGCCGCCATCAAAGCGCGTCTGGCGGAGATGACACCGCAGAATGCGCGCATCTGGTATATCAGCCCGCAGGAGCCGCACAACAAAGAAGCCTACTTTGTGAATGCGCCCTATCAGGTGGATAAAATCAGCGATGCCCAGTTCAGTGACTGGCAACAGCGCGCGGCTGCCATCCAACTGTCAATGCCGACGCTTAACCCTTATATCCCGTCAGATTTCTCGATTATGCCGTCTGATGGCAAAACCTATACCCATCCGGTGGCGCTGATTACGGGCGACAGCATGCGTATTTTCTGGATGCCAAGCCAGTTCTACGCCAGTGAACCTAAAGCTGCCATCACCCTGGCGCTGCGTAACAAAGCGGCGATCAGTGATGCTCAGCAACAAGTGTTGTTTGGCCTCAATGACTATCTCTCCAGCCTCGCGCTGGATCAGCTGAACTCTCAGGCCTCGGTTGGCGGTATCAGTTTCTCCACCGGAGAAAACGATGGGCTAGAGTTCAACGCCAGTGGCTTCACTCAGCGTTTGCCTGAGTTGCTGAAAAAGCTGGTGGAAGGCTATGCCACTTTCACGCCGACTGAGCAGCAACTGGAACAGGCGAAATCCTGGTACCTTGATCAGCTGGAATCCGCCGACAAAGGCAAAGCCTTTGAGCTGGCGATTCAGCCAATGCAGATGCTGTCGCAGTTGCCTTATACCCAACGCGAGGTGCGCCGTAAGCTGGTGAAAGAGATCACCCTGAAGCAGGTAACGGACTACCGTGATGCACTGATCCACCACGCCACGCCAGAAATGATCGTGGTCGGGAATCTCCCTGCTGACCGGGTTAAACAGTTGGGGGAGGACCTGAAACAGCAGTTGCAAAGCGATGGCCATCGTTACTGGCATAGCGACTATGTGTCGATTGAGAAACCGATTAAAGCCAATCTGCAAAAAGCGGGCAGCAGCACCGATTCGGCACTGGCAGCGCTCTATGTCCCGCTGGGTTACAGCGAATATCAAAGCATGGCAAACAGCTCAATGCTGAGCCAAATCGTGCAGCCCTGGTTCTACAACCAACTGCGCACCGTAGAGCAATTGGGTTATGCGGTGTTTGCTTTCCAGATGCCGGTAGGCCGCCAGTGGGGTATCGGCTTCCTGTTGCAAAGCAACAGCAAACAACCCGCTTTCCTGCTGCAACGTTTCCAGGCTTTCTATCCACAGGCGGAGCAGCGTTTGCGCAGCATGAAACCGGAAGAGTTTGCCCAGTATCAACAGGCGATGATCAACGATCTGCAACAACGCCCGCAAACGCTCGATGAGGAAGCAAATCGCTACAATCGTGATTTCAACCGGCAGAATTTTGCCTTTGATACGCGTGAAAAAGTGATTGCTCAGATTCAACAACTGACCCCCGTCGGACTGGCGGATTTCTTCCATCAGGCGGTGCTGGCTCAGCAAGGCATGGCAATGATTTCGCAAATCGGCGGCAGCCACGATGGCACGGTGAAAGACGATTATGCTCAGTTGCCGGGCTGGACCACCTGGCAGGAGCTTTCGCAGTTGCAACAGTCGCTGCCGGTTAAGAGTGACGCCCAATGA
- the recB gene encoding exodeoxyribonuclease V subunit beta — MSLQPESLNPLTLPLRGERLIEASAGTGKTFTIGLLYLRLLLGLGGERAYTRPLSVEEILVVTFTEAATAELRGRIRANIHELRLACIRGHSNNPMLAQLLTEMPQPADAASLLLAAERQMDEAAIFTIHGFCQRMLNLNAFESGMLFEQQLIEDEQQLLKQASADFWRRHCYPLTLDVARAIVAEWSGPEQLLATLRPWLQGETPTLQSPPAADETLATRHAQNLARIADIKARWAAVGEDIVSLISDSGVDKRSYSSKNLPVWVNKVSLWVHSETLDYQVPPELARFGQQVLDEKTKKGEAPRHALFVAIDQFLAQPISLRDLVIARALSEVREAVRKEKRLRALLGFDDLLSRLDEALQQPGGAQLAQAIRQRFPVALIDEFQDTDPLQYRIFSTLYVNQPEHALLLIGDPKQAIYAFRGADIFTYIRARNDVSAHYTLDTNWRSSPSMVTSVNQLFSRLKAPFLFADIPFLPVNFAVPNQTLTLSLDQQPQAALRFWLQPGEGSSVGDYQQLMAQQCAADISRWLQAGQQQRALLGKAPALRPVQASDITVLVRSRNEANLIREALNQLAIPSVYLSNRDSVYTTPEARELLWLLQAVLAPEQERMLRTALATSLFAFDAAQLDALDQDARGWDQLVDTFARWQLVWQQRGVLPMLREMMLERQLAENLLASENGERRLTDLLHLGELLQEAASQLDSPHALVRHLAQQIARPDSQAASQQLRLESDRHLVQIVTIHKSKGLQYPLVWLPFAAGYREADSALYHDRENFGAVLDLQNDEASLELAEQERLAEDLRLLYVALTRSVYHCSVGVAPLFRGTRKKEGASDLHKSALGYLLQRGEAATAEQLAALLAEMNADGTEVVLAGESDATRWQAQTVSEETLSAREVTRVLAEPWRVTSYSGLQQHGSSRLLEVMPGFDVEASGDESGEPQPSALTPHHFPRGAAPGTFLHELFESLDFTQPPTEAVLEQHLQQNGYPLHWQPMLSAWIARVVSTPLDEQGIQLAGVQTKDRLVEMAFYLPIEGMLLAEKMDKLVKSHDELSRQAPALDFRQVQGMLKGFIDLVFRWQGKYYLLDYKSNWLGDSHDAYTPQAMAQAMIDHRYDLQYQLYSLALHRYLEHRLVDYDYEQHFGGVFYLFLRGMDGSSPANGVFHTRPSHAFITQLDNLFRGEGATS, encoded by the coding sequence ATGAGTTTGCAGCCAGAATCGCTCAATCCGTTAACGCTGCCGTTGCGTGGCGAGCGGTTAATTGAGGCATCCGCAGGAACGGGGAAAACCTTCACTATCGGTCTGCTTTACCTGCGGTTGTTGTTAGGGTTGGGAGGCGAACGAGCCTATACCCGCCCACTCTCGGTGGAAGAGATTCTGGTGGTGACTTTCACGGAAGCCGCGACCGCAGAATTGCGTGGGCGCATTCGCGCAAATATCCACGAACTGCGGCTGGCTTGTATTCGTGGTCACAGCAACAACCCGATGTTGGCTCAACTGCTGACGGAGATGCCGCAACCAGCGGATGCAGCGTCCCTGCTGCTGGCAGCGGAACGGCAGATGGACGAAGCGGCAATCTTTACTATCCACGGCTTCTGTCAGCGTATGCTCAACCTTAATGCCTTTGAATCCGGCATGTTGTTTGAGCAGCAGTTGATTGAAGATGAACAACAGCTGCTGAAGCAGGCCTCTGCCGATTTCTGGCGACGTCACTGTTATCCGCTGACGCTGGACGTGGCGCGAGCCATCGTGGCGGAGTGGAGTGGCCCGGAGCAGTTGCTGGCAACCCTGCGTCCCTGGTTACAGGGAGAAACGCCTACCCTGCAATCTCCCCCGGCGGCTGATGAAACTTTGGCTACGCGACATGCGCAGAATCTGGCACGTATTGCAGATATTAAAGCGCGCTGGGCTGCGGTGGGCGAAGACATTGTTAGCCTGATTAGCGATTCCGGGGTCGATAAGCGCAGCTACAGCAGTAAAAATCTGCCGGTATGGGTTAACAAAGTGTCGCTCTGGGTGCACAGCGAGACGCTGGACTATCAGGTGCCCCCGGAACTGGCCCGTTTTGGTCAGCAGGTGCTGGACGAGAAAACCAAAAAAGGGGAGGCCCCGCGTCACGCATTGTTTGTCGCGATTGACCAGTTCCTGGCGCAGCCGATTTCTCTGCGTGATTTGGTGATTGCCCGGGCGCTGAGCGAAGTTCGTGAGGCGGTGCGTAAAGAGAAACGTCTGCGTGCGCTGCTTGGCTTTGATGACCTGTTGAGTCGTCTGGATGAAGCGCTGCAACAACCCGGCGGGGCACAGTTGGCACAGGCCATCCGCCAGCGTTTCCCGGTGGCGCTGATTGATGAATTTCAGGATACCGATCCGCTGCAATACCGTATTTTCAGCACGCTGTATGTTAATCAACCAGAGCATGCTTTGCTGTTGATCGGCGATCCCAAGCAGGCAATTTATGCCTTCCGTGGGGCTGATATTTTTACCTATATCCGCGCCCGTAATGATGTGAGCGCTCACTATACGCTCGATACCAACTGGCGCTCCTCACCATCAATGGTGACAAGCGTCAACCAGCTATTCTCCAGGCTCAAAGCCCCGTTTCTGTTTGCCGATATTCCTTTTCTGCCAGTGAACTTTGCCGTACCGAACCAGACGTTGACCCTGAGTCTTGACCAACAACCCCAGGCGGCATTGCGTTTTTGGTTACAACCCGGCGAAGGATCCAGCGTGGGGGATTATCAACAGTTGATGGCGCAGCAGTGTGCGGCGGATATCAGCCGCTGGTTGCAGGCTGGTCAGCAGCAACGTGCGTTGTTAGGAAAAGCCCCGGCTTTGCGACCGGTGCAGGCATCCGACATCACCGTGCTGGTCCGTAGCCGCAACGAAGCCAATCTTATTCGTGAGGCATTGAATCAGCTGGCGATCCCGTCGGTATACCTGTCGAACCGCGATAGCGTGTATACCACGCCGGAAGCGCGTGAACTGCTGTGGCTGCTACAGGCGGTTTTGGCACCGGAACAGGAGCGTATGCTGCGTACCGCCCTGGCAACCTCATTGTTTGCCTTTGATGCGGCGCAACTGGATGCGCTTGACCAGGATGCGCGCGGATGGGATCAACTGGTGGATACTTTTGCCCGCTGGCAGTTGGTGTGGCAGCAACGTGGTGTATTGCCCATGCTGCGGGAGATGATGCTGGAGCGTCAACTGGCGGAAAACCTGCTGGCTTCCGAAAACGGTGAGCGTCGTCTGACTGACTTGCTGCATCTTGGCGAGCTGTTGCAGGAGGCGGCCAGCCAGCTTGACAGTCCTCATGCCCTGGTGCGTCATCTGGCGCAGCAGATTGCCCGCCCGGACAGTCAGGCGGCCAGTCAGCAATTGCGTCTGGAAAGCGATCGCCATCTGGTGCAGATAGTCACCATCCACAAATCGAAAGGGTTGCAGTATCCCCTTGTTTGGCTGCCATTTGCCGCCGGTTATCGCGAGGCCGATAGCGCGTTGTATCACGACCGGGAAAACTTCGGGGCGGTGCTTGATCTGCAAAATGATGAGGCCAGCCTTGAGCTGGCAGAACAGGAGCGTCTGGCGGAGGATTTGCGCCTGTTATATGTGGCGCTGACGCGTTCGGTGTATCACTGTAGCGTTGGCGTGGCCCCCCTGTTCCGTGGCACGCGAAAGAAAGAGGGAGCCAGCGATCTGCATAAAAGCGCGTTGGGTTATCTGCTGCAACGCGGTGAGGCGGCAACAGCGGAGCAGTTGGCGGCGTTGCTGGCGGAGATGAACGCTGACGGTACCGAAGTGGTGCTGGCCGGGGAGTCCGATGCCACGCGCTGGCAAGCGCAGACCGTCAGTGAAGAGACATTAAGCGCACGGGAGGTCACGCGTGTGCTGGCCGAACCTTGGCGCGTTACCAGCTATTCAGGCTTGCAGCAGCATGGCAGCAGTCGTTTGCTGGAGGTCATGCCTGGGTTTGATGTGGAAGCATCTGGCGATGAGTCGGGTGAACCTCAACCATCAGCGTTGACGCCCCACCATTTCCCGCGTGGTGCCGCCCCCGGCACCTTTCTGCATGAATTGTTTGAGTCGCTGGATTTCACTCAACCGCCAACGGAAGCGGTGCTGGAGCAGCATCTGCAACAGAATGGTTATCCGCTGCACTGGCAGCCGATGTTGAGCGCATGGATTGCCAGGGTCGTCAGTACACCGCTTGATGAGCAGGGTATTCAGCTGGCAGGAGTGCAGACAAAAGATCGCCTGGTAGAGATGGCGTTTTATCTGCCGATTGAGGGCATGTTGCTGGCCGAAAAAATGGATAAGTTGGTCAAAAGCCATGACGAATTATCCCGCCAGGCGCCAGCTCTCGATTTTCGTCAGGTGCAGGGCATGCTGAAAGGCTTTATCGATTTAGTGTTTCGCTGGCAGGGGAAATATTATTTGCTGGATTACAAATCTAACTGGTTGGGTGACAGTCATGACGCTTACACGCCGCAGGCGATGGCCCAGGCGATGATCGACCACCGTTACGATTTGCAGTACCAACTCTACAGCCTGGCACTACACCGTTATCTGGAGCATCGCCTGGTGGATTACGACTATGAACAGCATTTCGGTGGCGTATTCTATCTGTTTTTGCGCGGCATGGATGGCAGCTCGCCTGCCAATGGGGTGTTCCATACCCGCCCCTCCCACGCATTCATTACCCAACTGGATAACCTGTTTCGCGGCGAAGGAGCGACATCATGA
- the recD gene encoding exodeoxyribonuclease V subunit alpha, with translation MSSMTALLTQAMALRLLRPLDIQFACLLADDTQPARLLAAACLSAEAGEGHVCLPLTQLTAEQLFNGRHPELAQAMWQAAGAPQDWQAAFHDWPALSDGSQATPMVLTQQRLYLHRLWQNEGQVARFFRVDAAPQQFAPEVVRSVLDVLFGTQAEDWQKIAAAVALTQKTAVISGGPGTGKTTTVAKLLAALIRLSKDPLRIQLAAPTGKAAARLTESLGKALRQLDVSEEERFCFPAEATTLHRLLGAQPETQRLRYHAGNPLHLDVLVVDEASMVDLGMMANLIAALPPQARVIFLGDRDQLASVEAGAVLGDICRCAEAGYSPVRAALLSQLTGCHLTGREDPQAPQVRDAICLLRKSYRFDAQSGIGQLAAAVNQGDVVAVERVFGAGFSDISRQPLSDTEAYQTMLTQVAEGYRPYLNLVAERADPATIIHAFGRYQLLCALREGPFGVQGLNQRIEQKLIQLQLLRRPTGGSRWYQGRPVMVTRNDSALGLFNGDIGITLLDEEGLLKVFFPLPDGTIKAVQPSRLPTHDTAWVMTVHKSQGSEFDHTALVMPAQFLPVLTRELIYTAITRARHQLTLFSDEGVFRRAVQLRTQRRSGLLERLVS, from the coding sequence ATGAGTAGCATGACTGCGCTGCTGACTCAGGCGATGGCGTTGCGTTTGTTGCGCCCGCTCGATATCCAGTTTGCCTGCCTGTTGGCAGATGACACTCAACCGGCACGTTTGCTGGCGGCGGCCTGTCTGAGCGCGGAGGCCGGTGAGGGGCACGTTTGCCTGCCTTTGACACAATTGACGGCGGAGCAATTATTTAATGGCCGACATCCTGAGCTGGCCCAGGCGATGTGGCAGGCTGCGGGTGCCCCGCAAGACTGGCAAGCGGCGTTTCACGATTGGCCCGCGCTGAGTGATGGCTCACAGGCTACCCCGATGGTACTGACGCAACAGCGGCTCTACCTGCATCGCTTATGGCAGAACGAAGGTCAGGTCGCACGCTTTTTCCGTGTGGATGCTGCACCACAGCAATTCGCGCCAGAAGTGGTGCGCTCGGTGCTGGATGTGTTGTTTGGTACCCAGGCAGAAGACTGGCAGAAAATTGCCGCTGCGGTGGCGTTAACGCAGAAAACCGCGGTGATTTCTGGTGGGCCAGGCACCGGGAAAACCACCACGGTGGCAAAATTGTTGGCGGCGCTAATCCGGCTGAGTAAGGACCCACTGCGCATTCAACTGGCCGCACCGACCGGCAAAGCGGCGGCACGCCTGACGGAATCGCTCGGTAAGGCGTTACGGCAACTTGACGTCAGCGAGGAAGAACGCTTCTGCTTCCCGGCAGAAGCCACCACGTTACATCGTTTATTGGGGGCGCAGCCGGAGACACAACGCCTGCGCTATCATGCCGGTAATCCTCTGCATCTGGACGTGCTGGTCGTGGATGAGGCCTCAATGGTTGACCTTGGCATGATGGCGAACCTGATTGCCGCGTTGCCGCCACAGGCTCGCGTCATCTTCCTCGGCGATCGCGATCAGCTTGCATCGGTAGAGGCCGGGGCGGTGTTGGGGGATATCTGTCGCTGTGCGGAGGCGGGTTATAGTCCGGTACGTGCAGCACTGCTGAGTCAACTGACCGGATGTCATCTGACGGGCAGGGAAGATCCCCAGGCTCCACAGGTACGTGATGCCATTTGCCTGCTACGCAAAAGTTACCGCTTCGACGCACAATCCGGTATCGGTCAGTTAGCAGCCGCCGTTAATCAGGGTGATGTGGTTGCGGTCGAACGGGTGTTTGGTGCGGGCTTCAGCGATATCTCTCGCCAGCCGTTGAGCGATACTGAGGCGTATCAGACGATGCTGACACAGGTCGCAGAGGGATATCGACCCTACCTGAACCTGGTTGCCGAACGAGCCGACCCCGCCACGATTATTCATGCTTTTGGCCGTTATCAGCTGTTGTGTGCGTTACGTGAAGGGCCTTTTGGTGTTCAGGGGCTTAATCAGCGTATTGAACAGAAACTGATTCAGTTGCAATTGCTGCGTCGTCCGACTGGGGGCAGTCGCTGGTATCAGGGGCGACCGGTGATGGTGACGCGCAACGACAGCGCATTGGGGCTGTTCAATGGCGACATTGGCATTACCTTACTGGACGAAGAGGGACTGCTGAAAGTCTTCTTCCCGTTACCGGATGGCACCATCAAAGCCGTTCAGCCCAGCCGCTTACCGACGCATGATACGGCTTGGGTGATGACGGTGCATAAATCCCAGGGATCGGAGTTTGATCATACCGCGCTGGTCATGCCGGCGCAGTTTCTGCCGGTGCTGACCCGTGAACTGATTTATACCGCCATTACCCGTGCACGCCATCAATTGACGTTGTTCAGCGATGAAGGGGTAT